Proteins from a single region of Apium graveolens cultivar Ventura chromosome 7, ASM990537v1, whole genome shotgun sequence:
- the LOC141673670 gene encoding protein LIGHT-DEPENDENT SHORT HYPOCOTYLS 10-like, whose amino-acid sequence MSTEIIPKDFAEGSSTRSVNEQLVSVQPQAPAPLSRYESQKRRDWNTFGQYLKNQRPPVSLSQCNCNHVLEFLRYLDQFGKTKVHLLGCVFYGQPDPPAPCTCPLRQAWGSLDALIGRLRAAYEENGGSPEKNPFGNGAIRVYLREVKECQAKARGIPYKKKKKRKLPSKTIDQDQAKFSKQTT is encoded by the coding sequence ATGTCAACCGAAATAATACCTAAAGATTTTGCTGAAGGATCATCGACACGATCCGTTAACGAACAACTCGTATCGGTTCAGCCTCAGGCTCCCGCTCCTCTGAGCCGATACGAGTCACAAAAACGAAGAGATTGGAACACTTTCGGGCAATACTTGAAAAATCAAAGGCCACCAGTGTCACTATCACAGTGTAACTGCAACCATGTACTTGAGTTCCTTAGATACCTAGATCAGTTTGGGAAGACAAAGGTTCACTTACTCGGGTGTGTTTTTTACGGACAACCTGACCCTCCTGCTCCTTGTACTTGTCCTCTTAGGCAAGCTTGGGGAAGCCTTGATGCACTCATCGGACGGCTTAGAGCTGCCTATGAAGAGAATGGCGGATCACCAGAGAAAAACCCATTTGGAAATGGAGCTATTCGCGTTTATTTACGCGAAGTCAAGGAGTGTCAAGCTAAAGCTAGAGGAATTCCTtacaagaagaagaagaagaggaagctTCCAAGTAAAACAATTGATCAAGATCAAGCTAAGTTTTCCAAACAAACTACTTAA
- the LOC141672284 gene encoding uncharacterized protein LOC141672284, with protein sequence MGDLTPMKVVNPSPATRVMPFREDCWSEEATGTLVDAWGKRYVDLNRGNLRQKDWQAVADVVNSLHGHTKKLRRTDVQCKNRIDTIKKKYKVEKARVCETNGEFVSSWPFFDKLDSLIGVKKETFVRRGGGSGRAEVYSRNGPPPMAIALRREAEREELPLAVVMPQKRSASAVDDSYFRRNYSAVAAAAAKGEVEDEEDTEDEDEDEYEESEEKGEERMEVEGKLGELEGVRMLAEAIRSFGEKYERIELEKMRQMRELELKRIEVGRDVELQRTQMLYDMQIQVEKIKRDKKKSSSKSSGMDKSSGLDKSSGVDDIYS encoded by the exons ATGGGCGATTTGACTCCGATGAAAGTTGTGAATCCTTCTCCGGCGACGAGAGTGATGCCGTTCCGTGAGGATTGCTGGAGTGAAGAAGCGACGGGGACGCTTGTTGATGCTTGGGGGAAGAGGTATGTGGATCTGAACCGGGGGAATCTCCGGCAGAAGGATTGGCAAGCGGTTGCTGATGTGGTGAATTCGTTGCACGGTCATACGAAGAAGCTGAGGAGGACTGATGTGCAGTGTAAGAATCGAATTGATACGATTAAGAAAAAGTATAAGGTTGAGAAGGCTAGGGTTTGTGAGACCAACGGGGAGTTTGTGAGTTCCTGGCCGTTTTTTGATAAATTAGATTCGTTGATCGGAGTGAAAAAAGAGACGTTTGTTAGGCGAGGGGGAGGAAGTGGTAGAGCTGAGGTTTATTCGAGGAACGGACCGCCTCCGATGGCGATTGCCTTGCGGAGAGAGGCTGAGAGGGAGGAGTTGCCGCTTGCGGTTGTGATGCCGCAGAAGCGGAGTGCTAGTGCTGTGGATGATTCGTATTTTAGGCGGAATTATTCTGCGGTGGCGGCTGCGGCTGCAAAAGGGGAGGTTGAGGATGAGGAGGATACTGAAGATGAGGATGAGGATGAGTATGAGGAGAGTGAGGAGAAAGGGGAGGAGAGAATGGAGGTGGAGGGGAAGCTTGGGGAGTTGGAAGGGGTTAGGATGTTGGCTGAAGCGATTAGAAGTTTTGGGGAAAAGTATGAGAGAATTGAACTGGAAAAGATGAGGCAGATGAGAGAGTTGGAGCTGAAGCGTATTGAAGTTGGGAGGGATGTGGAGCTGCAGAGGACTCAGATGCTTTATGATATGCAGATTCAGGTTGAGAAGATTAAGCGTGATAAGAAGAAGTCGTCCTCAAAGTCCTCGGGAATGGACAAGTCGTCGGGATTGGACAAGTCGTCGGGAGTGGATG ATATATATAGCTAG